Proteins from a single region of Deltaproteobacteria bacterium:
- a CDS encoding response regulator — translation MDTNSPDRRFTILAADRNPHVRDFLKREMMAEGFRVDLAKNAKEVLEKVYRNESIDLVIIDPDLPDASQEELLARISDRIPNLPVVIHSFSTDPAYQKKGPVDVTFVEKEGRSIEALKKVVIRILSRRRQPPPGDSYQ, via the coding sequence GTGGACACAAATTCCCCAGACAGAAGATTCACCATACTGGCGGCGGACCGGAACCCCCATGTCAGGGATTTCCTGAAGCGGGAAATGATGGCCGAGGGGTTCCGCGTGGATCTGGCCAAGAACGCGAAAGAGGTCCTTGAAAAGGTTTACCGGAACGAATCCATCGATCTCGTCATCATCGATCCGGACCTTCCGGATGCCTCCCAGGAAGAACTCCTGGCACGCATATCCGACCGAATCCCCAACCTGCCGGTAGTCATACATTCTTTCTCCACGGATCCTGCATATCAGAAGAAGGGACCGGTTGATGTCACTTTTGTGGAAAAGGAGGGGAGGAGTATAGAGGCCTTGAAGAAAGTCGTCATCCGGATTCTGAGCAGGAGACGTCAGCCACCCCCGGGCGATTCTTACCAATGA
- a CDS encoding GAF domain-containing protein gives MTALDNKYITLEVGEASLRSRNPEMSLLYEVSDLLATPLRVADLMGQCLSKIMAFFEIDAGRIYLLNEEGVQLHLFAHQGIDPRGLERVSIHTGFSGKAIRTRSFIAQHVSELEDKERVDLLTKRGLEIVMCVPLMSRNKVLGVMNLAAKHTIQLDHGKIDLLTTLGNQMAVAVDNAKLYVDLERQLAALSEKKELITFFAYSISHDLKSPATSLYGLASRLINKYASGLDAKGKEHCELILKTAQQILSLVEMINAYIAAKEAPLYLEEVSLGDVVDAIREEFSQQLEARGVQILGSEALPSVVADRMGMTRIFRNLVDNALKYGGDALSEIRLECRDNGAFYVLSITDDGVGLPDGGSERLFELFQRRLNSNKVAGTGMGLAIVKEMVRRHGGHIWLDPDYREGARFYLTLCSDLKPGPSDTPLPDMQEKSILGEGKEVP, from the coding sequence ATGACGGCATTGGACAATAAATACATCACCCTCGAGGTGGGCGAGGCATCCCTTAGGTCCAGAAATCCCGAGATGTCGCTTCTCTATGAAGTGAGTGATCTCCTGGCCACCCCTTTGCGGGTGGCGGATCTGATGGGACAGTGCCTCTCCAAGATCATGGCGTTTTTTGAAATTGACGCGGGACGCATATACCTGCTGAACGAGGAGGGGGTCCAGCTGCATCTGTTTGCCCATCAGGGAATAGACCCCCGCGGTCTCGAGAGGGTCAGCATCCATACGGGGTTCTCAGGCAAAGCCATCAGGACCAGATCGTTTATCGCACAGCACGTTTCGGAACTGGAAGACAAGGAACGGGTGGATCTTCTCACGAAAAGGGGGCTGGAAATCGTCATGTGTGTGCCATTGATGAGCAGGAACAAGGTGTTGGGGGTCATGAATCTGGCTGCTAAACACACCATACAACTTGACCACGGCAAGATCGATCTCTTGACCACCCTCGGCAACCAGATGGCCGTTGCCGTGGACAACGCAAAGCTTTATGTGGATTTGGAGAGACAGTTGGCTGCCCTCAGTGAGAAGAAAGAGCTGATCACCTTTTTCGCCTACTCCATCTCCCATGATCTTAAGAGCCCCGCCACGAGCCTGTACGGCCTTGCCAGCCGGCTCATCAATAAATATGCCTCCGGCCTGGATGCCAAGGGGAAGGAACACTGTGAACTGATTCTCAAGACGGCACAGCAGATCCTTTCGCTGGTGGAGATGATCAATGCCTACATCGCCGCCAAAGAGGCGCCCCTGTACCTGGAAGAGGTCTCCCTGGGCGATGTGGTGGATGCCATTCGGGAAGAGTTCTCCCAGCAGCTGGAAGCGCGCGGCGTTCAGATTCTGGGCTCGGAAGCACTCCCCTCGGTTGTTGCGGACAGGATGGGCATGACCCGCATCTTCCGCAATCTCGTGGACAATGCCCTTAAGTACGGGGGGGATGCGCTCTCGGAAATACGTCTTGAATGCCGGGATAATGGGGCCTTTTATGTGCTCTCCATCACCGATGACGGCGTCGGCCTCCCCGATGGAGGGAGTGAGAGACTTTTTGAGCTTTTCCAACGAAGGCTGAATTCAAACAAGGTGGCCGGGACGGGCATGGGCCTGGCTATTGTGAAGGAGATGGTCAGGAGACATGGGGGTCATATCTGGCTGGACCCAGACTACCGGGAAGGGGCTCGATTTTACCTCACCCTCTGTTCAGACTTAAAACCAGGACCGTCCGATACCCCCTTACCTGATATGCAGGAAAAATCCATCTTGGGCGAGGGTAAAGAGGTGCCCTGA
- a CDS encoding carbohydrate porin: protein MGNIKKPDPGLLLAILGIFLFYGSSGYAYDINDTLSIGGIIAGVYQHQGINDAPGFESEGRGVLVFQPEVSFTPTDSDEVFAKFGFGAGNGLMEEGESPFFLAPWASDVQDDYKNINGRNRDYLLTAWYKHTFTFSEHHTLGFTGGIIDATDYLDENVFSNDEFTQFMNEALVNGPNAFLPSYDIGGAVEWELGAFSVKGAVMAIGSNEEEGEFEESYVFYGLQFGYNVDFGLGEGNYRLLVDTTSSDFRNVAGTKKERMTCTMISFDQQLGEILGAWIRFGWQLDDKAVLDCKTLYSGGLNVAGNLWGRESDNIGIGYAHLRGGNLDLDHTDVFEIYGRFVLNHIFAITGDVQYMKDSMKVGDSPSGWIFGLRATAEF, encoded by the coding sequence ATGGGCAACATCAAGAAACCTGATCCGGGGCTGTTGCTGGCGATCCTGGGAATCTTTCTGTTTTATGGAAGCAGTGGATATGCTTACGATATTAATGACACCCTGTCAATCGGCGGCATTATCGCCGGCGTGTACCAGCATCAAGGGATCAATGATGCGCCCGGCTTTGAGAGTGAAGGCAGAGGCGTTCTGGTCTTTCAGCCGGAGGTGAGTTTCACGCCCACTGACAGCGACGAAGTTTTTGCCAAATTCGGATTCGGGGCCGGAAACGGTTTAATGGAAGAAGGGGAATCGCCCTTTTTTCTGGCGCCGTGGGCCTCGGATGTGCAGGATGATTACAAAAACATCAATGGGCGAAATCGTGATTATTTGCTTACAGCCTGGTATAAGCACACGTTTACCTTCAGTGAGCACCATACCCTGGGGTTTACGGGCGGCATCATCGACGCAACGGATTACCTGGATGAAAACGTTTTTTCCAACGACGAATTTACCCAGTTCATGAACGAGGCCCTGGTAAACGGCCCCAATGCCTTTTTGCCCTCCTATGATATCGGCGGTGCCGTGGAATGGGAATTGGGAGCGTTTTCCGTAAAAGGTGCTGTCATGGCAATAGGATCCAATGAGGAAGAGGGGGAGTTCGAGGAATCCTATGTTTTCTATGGGCTCCAGTTCGGGTATAATGTGGACTTCGGATTGGGTGAAGGCAATTACCGCCTGCTCGTGGATACCACCAGCAGCGACTTTCGTAATGTTGCCGGAACCAAAAAGGAACGGATGACCTGTACCATGATCTCCTTTGATCAGCAACTGGGGGAAATTCTGGGGGCGTGGATCCGATTCGGCTGGCAACTGGATGATAAGGCGGTCCTTGACTGCAAGACGCTCTATTCCGGCGGATTGAACGTCGCCGGAAACTTGTGGGGCCGCGAAAGCGACAATATCGGAATCGGTTACGCCCATTTGAGGGGCGGAAATCTGGATTTGGACCACACGGACGTATTTGAGATCTACGGCCGCTTTGTCCTGAACCACATCTTCGCCATTACGGGTGACGTCCAGTACATGAAGGATTCCATGAAGGTTGGGGACAGCCCATCGGGCTGGATTTTCGGGCTACGGGCAACCGCAGAATTTTAG
- a CDS encoding universal stress protein, producing the protein MKQNKGKKILVALDGSESALQTVEYLSKLPSLQDREIVLFTVFAKVPEAYWDLKSAPALKPRVMEIQSWQSQRSLDLDAYMKAAGDVLLNAGFSPERVNIVIHERQTGIARDIIQEARKGYEAVVAGKRGMGKIAGIVLGSVAMKLLQGITFAPLILVGKDPRSGKIMVGFDGSEDAMDAVRVVAAILGGSGWEVNLTHIIRYGEEQREAIAEAEQQIAGAMDQAMELLMAADVSRDLITTQIITGVTSRSETLVKEARQGGYGTIAVGRRGLSRVSAFFMGRVSNKVVQIARGHAVWVVS; encoded by the coding sequence ATGAAACAAAACAAGGGCAAGAAGATATTGGTGGCGCTGGACGGTTCAGAGTCTGCGCTTCAGACGGTCGAATACCTCTCCAAACTCCCTTCACTACAGGACAGGGAGATTGTGCTGTTCACGGTATTTGCCAAGGTGCCGGAAGCTTACTGGGACCTCAAGTCTGCGCCTGCCTTGAAGCCGAGGGTCATGGAAATACAGTCGTGGCAATCCCAGCGATCCCTGGATCTGGATGCCTATATGAAGGCTGCCGGAGATGTTCTTCTGAACGCGGGATTTTCCCCGGAACGGGTGAACATCGTTATCCACGAACGGCAGACAGGGATTGCCCGGGACATCATCCAGGAGGCCCGAAAAGGCTACGAGGCCGTGGTCGCAGGCAAGCGGGGGATGGGAAAGATAGCGGGTATTGTTCTGGGAAGTGTCGCCATGAAACTGCTTCAGGGCATAACTTTTGCCCCCCTTATTCTGGTGGGGAAAGACCCGCGCTCCGGAAAGATCATGGTTGGGTTTGACGGATCCGAAGACGCAATGGATGCAGTCAGGGTCGTTGCCGCCATCCTGGGTGGAAGCGGATGGGAGGTCAATCTGACCCATATCATCCGATATGGAGAGGAGCAAAGGGAGGCCATCGCCGAGGCGGAACAGCAGATCGCAGGGGCAATGGATCAGGCCATGGAACTCCTCATGGCCGCCGATGTTTCCCGTGACCTCATAACAACACAAATCATTACGGGCGTGACCAGCCGTTCGGAGACCCTTGTCAAGGAGGCCCGCCAGGGGGGATACGGTACCATCGCCGTGGGCAGGCGGGGGCTCTCAAGGGTCTCAGCCTTCTTTATGGGAAGGGTCAGCAATAAGGTCGTTCAAATAGCCCGGGGACATGCGGTATGGGTGGTCAGTTGA
- a CDS encoding MCP four helix bundle domain-containing protein produces MWRGINLRIRIYLILACLVAITMGGGGVMVWYTYRMQHLLSHIVDKNVATFRAALTLENALANQKGFLTYFLLDGDPDWLRQLGEYRQIFRQRLEHIRRLVTAPEEKAALDIIESEYDDYIRIKDQVITNYRTGNHPPAARLHKEVRDRFFSLLNRCEQFNNLALQKMSEVRSRSRAEAGELRVIAVAVMGVALLLGIALAFVLVNQILRPLRMLASETRPEGVLDESNNEVKALTQSVRGLMEDADQTQVALARSRENLLQAEKMALVGKLAAGMAHSIRNPLTSVKMRLFSMGRGRTLSKRQEEDFSVISEEIRHIDTLVENFLEFSRPPKLKIQAINPSMVVDRALQLLHHRIKSFGVTIQTESKGLIPDIQGDIEQLTEVLVNLVVNACEAMEGDGSILIRQEVVEGEDGPVMRIEVSDTGPGIPEPLLSKVFEPFFTTKEEGTGLGLSIVRRIVEEHGGSLEVHSGEGGGATFTIILPVDPGTPEPVF; encoded by the coding sequence ATGTGGAGAGGGATCAATCTGCGAATTCGTATTTACCTCATCCTGGCCTGTCTTGTAGCCATTACCATGGGGGGCGGCGGGGTAATGGTCTGGTATACTTACCGGATGCAGCATCTCCTCTCCCATATCGTGGACAAAAATGTGGCGACCTTCCGCGCAGCCCTGACCCTTGAAAACGCCTTGGCCAATCAGAAGGGCTTTCTCACCTATTTTCTCCTGGATGGCGATCCCGACTGGCTTCGACAATTGGGGGAATACCGGCAGATTTTCAGACAACGCCTGGAGCATATCCGGCGACTTGTGACGGCGCCGGAGGAAAAAGCGGCCCTTGATATTATCGAGTCGGAATACGACGACTACATCCGAATCAAGGATCAAGTCATAACTAATTACCGGACAGGGAATCACCCCCCTGCCGCCAGACTGCACAAGGAGGTTCGGGATCGGTTCTTCAGTCTCCTGAACCGCTGTGAACAGTTCAACAACCTGGCCCTGCAGAAGATGTCCGAGGTACGGAGCAGAAGCCGTGCAGAGGCAGGGGAACTCCGGGTCATTGCCGTGGCGGTCATGGGGGTGGCCCTCCTTTTGGGGATTGCCCTGGCCTTTGTCCTGGTCAACCAGATCCTGAGGCCTCTCCGGATGCTGGCATCGGAAACCCGCCCCGAGGGGGTATTGGATGAATCCAACAATGAGGTAAAGGCCCTGACCCAAAGCGTCCGGGGTCTCATGGAGGATGCGGATCAAACCCAGGTGGCCCTGGCCAGGAGCCGGGAAAATCTGCTCCAGGCCGAAAAAATGGCCCTGGTGGGCAAGCTGGCCGCGGGCATGGCCCACAGCATTCGCAACCCCCTCACGTCTGTAAAAATGCGCCTGTTTTCCATGGGCCGGGGCCGTACCCTGTCCAAGAGGCAGGAAGAAGACTTTTCGGTGATTTCAGAGGAGATCCGCCACATAGACACCCTGGTGGAAAATTTCCTTGAGTTCTCCCGGCCTCCCAAGCTCAAGATACAGGCGATCAACCCATCCATGGTCGTGGACCGGGCCCTTCAACTGCTGCACCACCGGATCAAATCCTTCGGGGTGACCATCCAGACCGAGAGCAAGGGCTTGATTCCTGACATTCAGGGGGATATTGAACAATTGACCGAGGTCCTGGTCAATCTCGTCGTAAATGCCTGTGAGGCCATGGAAGGGGATGGATCGATCCTGATCCGGCAGGAGGTCGTGGAAGGGGAAGACGGCCCGGTCATGCGTATCGAGGTCTCCGACACAGGGCCGGGGATTCCGGAACCCCTCCTGTCCAAAGTTTTCGAACCATTCTTCACCACCAAAGAAGAGGGGACGGGCCTCGGTCTCAGCATTGTCAGGCGCATTGTGGAAGAACACGGGGGAAGCCTGGAGGTCCATTCCGGGGAAGGGGGCGGCGCCACATTCACCATTATCCTGCCGGTGGACCCCGGGACCCCTGAGCCGGTTTTCTGA
- the cbiM gene encoding cobalt transporter CbiM, translating into MHISEGILSGPVLISGIVLAAAGTAIGLKKLNYDRIPRAAILSASFFVASLVHIPIGPSSVHLILNGIVGLILGCGAFPVILVALALQSVFFQFGGITTLGVNTVIMALPAVLCYYVFRNLVGKGPRIALPAAFLCGLLSVFFGAVIVGLALAFTEEHFLKASYLVVMAHIPVMIIEGIITAFCVAFLKKVQPEMLPGYVR; encoded by the coding sequence ATGCATATTTCCGAAGGGATCCTGTCCGGACCGGTTTTGATTTCCGGCATTGTCCTGGCTGCGGCCGGCACTGCCATTGGGCTCAAAAAACTGAATTACGACCGCATCCCGCGTGCCGCAATTCTTTCCGCATCCTTTTTTGTGGCCTCCCTGGTTCACATTCCCATCGGCCCCTCCAGCGTTCATCTGATTCTGAACGGGATTGTGGGCCTCATTCTCGGCTGTGGAGCCTTCCCCGTCATCCTTGTAGCGCTCGCCCTTCAGTCCGTCTTCTTTCAGTTCGGGGGCATCACAACCCTCGGGGTCAACACCGTGATCATGGCGTTGCCCGCGGTCTTATGTTACTACGTATTTCGCAATCTGGTGGGAAAGGGGCCTCGGATTGCACTGCCGGCGGCTTTTCTGTGCGGCCTGCTTTCCGTTTTTTTTGGCGCCGTCATCGTGGGCCTGGCACTGGCCTTCACCGAGGAACACTTTCTGAAAGCATCATATCTGGTGGTCATGGCACATATTCCCGTGATGATCATCGAAGGGATCATCACCGCTTTCTGTGTGGCATTTTTGAAAAAGGTACAACCTGAAATGTTGCCGGGGTATGTCCGATGA
- a CDS encoding DUF302 domain-containing protein: MLVTAGLMVFLVICMLPGLAVAQDAAGDPPQPVHVVQSQKSFPATLKAFKEEVTRAGWSLLNVNNLAGVLSERGFTLHPVVILDLCSSKYSVRILSNDDYRPFSVFMPCRVSIYQLSDGKVFISRMNTGALASMMRPEVVEVMSASDGEIAKIIARTVR; encoded by the coding sequence ATGCTGGTGACTGCCGGCCTCATGGTGTTCCTTGTGATCTGCATGCTGCCCGGCCTTGCCGTGGCCCAGGACGCCGCAGGTGATCCGCCCCAGCCGGTCCATGTGGTACAGAGTCAGAAGTCGTTTCCAGCAACCTTAAAGGCCTTCAAGGAAGAAGTGACCAGGGCAGGCTGGAGTCTACTGAACGTCAACAACCTGGCAGGGGTGCTTTCCGAGCGTGGCTTTACCTTGCATCCGGTGGTGATCCTCGATCTTTGCAGCAGCAAATACAGCGTGCGAATATTGAGCAACGATGATTATCGCCCCTTTTCCGTCTTCATGCCCTGCCGTGTGAGCATCTACCAGCTATCCGATGGGAAGGTGTTCATCTCCCGGATGAATACAGGCGCTCTCGCAAGTATGATGCGCCCGGAGGTGGTCGAGGTGATGTCGGCGTCGGACGGAGAGATCGCCAAGATTATCGCCAGGACGGTACGCTGA
- the cbiQ gene encoding cobalt ECF transporter T component CbiQ — translation MQEPFAHGASRIHRLDPRFKIVMATLYAFAVALSNRFPALFLGLAFSFVVIGISRLPLWEVAKRVALVNGFVLFFWLVIPFTYPGEPVFSLGPLHATQEGVLISARITLKSNAILLAFIALIATSAVATLGAALGALGVPQKIVYLLLLNYRYLFVMQEEFHRLVRSAAVRGFQRSTRLHTYRTFAYLVGMLFVRASERAERVYMAMLCRGFKGKFHSLYEFSRSQHDIFWLSFTITIILGIFILEWVHL, via the coding sequence TTGCAGGAACCCTTTGCTCACGGAGCATCCCGGATTCACAGACTTGATCCCCGGTTCAAGATCGTCATGGCGACGCTCTATGCCTTTGCCGTGGCCCTTTCAAACCGATTCCCCGCCCTTTTTCTGGGTCTGGCTTTCTCCTTTGTGGTCATCGGAATATCCCGGTTGCCCCTGTGGGAAGTGGCCAAACGGGTTGCCCTGGTGAACGGGTTCGTTCTCTTTTTCTGGTTGGTGATACCTTTTACCTACCCGGGTGAACCGGTCTTTTCGCTGGGACCGCTCCATGCGACCCAGGAAGGGGTTCTGATTTCGGCGAGGATCACACTCAAATCCAATGCCATCCTTCTTGCCTTTATTGCTTTGATCGCCACCAGCGCCGTTGCAACCCTGGGGGCCGCGCTCGGTGCATTGGGTGTTCCGCAGAAAATCGTCTATCTCCTGCTGTTGAACTACCGGTACCTCTTCGTTATGCAAGAGGAATTTCACCGGCTGGTCAGATCGGCGGCGGTCCGCGGGTTTCAGCGGTCCACCCGGCTGCACACCTACAGGACATTCGCCTATCTGGTGGGAATGCTGTTTGTACGTGCCTCGGAGCGGGCCGAGCGGGTGTACATGGCCATGCTTTGTCGTGGCTTCAAGGGGAAGTTTCATTCCCTTTACGAGTTTTCCCGATCACAGCATGATATCTTCTGGCTCTCCTTCACAATAACGATCATATTGGGGATATTTATCCTTGAATGGGTACACTTATAA
- a CDS encoding sulfur oxygenase reductase family protein — MRAGAAEPEPESPIYLALNMSKVANNEESFRIMKKVGPRVCITTATHPGFVGFQANIQTGILPLAGRFGGGKVHMEKELNPLRNYQYTMWNRWQDHDEFHQQQFKRIFELCGSCLSMVIEGPWEPVYRVVKAKMPPIRSMGQITDLGKDMQEQKPFIRFATPQRCVAIAEHTVRPGTEKAFEEGAVATMEALSDSTGFLGYMLLKQMGVCALGSFMMDPKSMGQSLETLGANPPDDPKPLFKTPEAYPSPPEYLIHSEWDAPELAQLGFAKVLVNTGIRKIHDDGVMAHLIRGPYIMFFQPMMEEPGWRAKL, encoded by the coding sequence ATGCGGGCCGGGGCGGCCGAACCCGAACCTGAAAGCCCTATTTATCTGGCGCTTAACATGTCCAAGGTCGCCAACAATGAGGAGAGCTTCCGTATCATGAAGAAGGTCGGCCCCCGGGTCTGCATCACCACGGCCACTCATCCCGGATTTGTGGGATTTCAGGCCAATATCCAGACCGGGATCCTCCCCCTGGCCGGTCGTTTCGGGGGCGGAAAGGTCCACATGGAAAAGGAATTGAACCCTCTCCGCAATTACCAGTACACCATGTGGAACCGGTGGCAGGATCACGATGAATTTCATCAGCAACAGTTCAAGCGGATCTTCGAACTCTGCGGGAGCTGTCTTTCCATGGTGATCGAAGGGCCGTGGGAGCCCGTGTACCGGGTGGTCAAGGCCAAGATGCCCCCGATCCGATCCATGGGCCAGATCACCGACCTGGGCAAAGACATGCAGGAGCAGAAGCCTTTTATTCGCTTTGCCACCCCCCAGCGCTGTGTGGCCATAGCCGAGCACACGGTCCGTCCCGGCACTGAAAAAGCGTTTGAGGAAGGGGCGGTTGCCACCATGGAGGCACTCTCCGATTCCACAGGTTTTCTGGGGTATATGCTCCTGAAGCAGATGGGCGTCTGCGCCCTCGGCAGCTTTATGATGGATCCCAAATCCATGGGCCAGTCCCTGGAAACCCTGGGGGCCAACCCGCCGGATGACCCGAAACCCCTTTTCAAGACCCCTGAGGCATATCCCAGCCCTCCCGAGTACCTGATTCACAGTGAGTGGGATGCGCCCGAACTGGCTCAATTGGGATTTGCCAAGGTCCTGGTCAATACGGGGATCCGGAAAATTCACGACGACGGCGTTATGGCCCATCTGATCCGGGGGCCCTATATCATGTTTTTTCAGCCGATGATGGAAGAGCCTGGGTGGCGGGCCAAGCTGTGA
- a CDS encoding DUF4198 domain-containing protein → MKKNLFSLVLGVSFLCTGHVATAHFGMLIPSDTMIMQGDPRTISLVLSFSHPFESVGMELVKPQAFGVMKDGKKQDLLGDLKQTKVMGHMSWKADYTIKRPGVYVFYMLPSPYWEPAEDCFIVHMTKTVVAAFGDEEGWDQEIGLKTEIVSLSRPFGLYAGNVFQGIVKLDGNPVPFAEVEIEYYNQEKKTEAPTEYMVTQTIKADQNGVFTYAAPKAGWWGFAALNTSDEKIRHDGEEKDVELGAVLWVKFLDWKGK, encoded by the coding sequence ATGAAAAAAAATCTGTTCAGCCTGGTATTGGGAGTGTCTTTTCTGTGTACCGGCCACGTGGCCACGGCCCATTTCGGAATGCTCATTCCCTCGGATACCATGATCATGCAGGGAGACCCCAGGACCATTTCACTGGTTCTGTCTTTTTCCCACCCTTTCGAAAGCGTAGGGATGGAGCTGGTAAAGCCTCAGGCGTTCGGCGTCATGAAAGACGGTAAAAAACAGGATCTTCTGGGAGATCTGAAACAAACAAAGGTCATGGGACATATGTCCTGGAAAGCCGACTACACCATCAAACGGCCCGGCGTCTATGTGTTTTACATGCTTCCCAGCCCCTACTGGGAACCGGCGGAAGACTGTTTCATCGTTCACATGACGAAGACCGTTGTCGCGGCCTTTGGGGATGAGGAGGGGTGGGATCAGGAGATCGGACTCAAAACCGAGATCGTTTCCCTGTCAAGGCCTTTCGGCCTTTATGCCGGAAACGTTTTTCAGGGGATCGTGAAACTGGATGGAAACCCGGTTCCCTTTGCCGAGGTTGAGATCGAATATTACAATCAAGAAAAGAAGACAGAGGCGCCCACCGAATACATGGTTACCCAAACCATCAAGGCGGATCAAAACGGCGTTTTCACCTATGCGGCGCCAAAGGCCGGCTGGTGGGGATTTGCCGCCTTGAATACCTCTGACGAAAAAATCAGGCATGATGGGGAGGAAAAGGATGTGGAGCTGGGAGCGGTGCTCTGGGTGAAATTTCTCGACTGGAAAGGAAAATAG
- a CDS encoding energy-coupling factor ABC transporter ATP-binding protein, producing MIIELDDICFSYEKNKPVLNNLEFYLHQEEKVGLIGYNGSGKTTLMYIIMGLLKPSSGRIRVLGKPVQNKKDFVAVRRTIGFLFQNADDQLFCPTVLEDVTFGPLNLGKSPKEARAMAMETLEMLNLKGFENRVTHRLSGGEKKLVSLATVLVMHPKALLLDEPTTGLDEDARGTIVSILNHLTISYVIVSHEYDFLAETTRQIYSMNAGQIVHNGGPATLHSHSHKHHWTRHPHAY from the coding sequence ATGATTATCGAACTTGATGACATCTGCTTTTCCTATGAAAAAAACAAACCCGTACTGAATAACCTGGAATTTTACCTCCACCAAGAAGAAAAAGTGGGATTGATCGGATACAACGGCAGTGGCAAGACCACGCTGATGTATATCATTATGGGGCTTCTCAAACCCTCATCCGGAAGGATCCGGGTATTGGGAAAACCGGTTCAAAACAAAAAGGATTTTGTGGCGGTCAGACGAACCATCGGTTTTCTTTTTCAAAACGCTGATGATCAACTTTTCTGTCCCACCGTACTGGAAGATGTGACTTTCGGCCCCCTCAATCTGGGAAAATCGCCCAAAGAGGCTCGGGCCATGGCAATGGAAACGCTTGAGATGCTGAACCTCAAAGGATTTGAAAATCGCGTCACCCACAGGCTCTCAGGCGGCGAAAAAAAGCTCGTTTCCCTGGCAACGGTGCTGGTCATGCACCCGAAAGCGCTCCTTTTGGACGAACCCACCACTGGTCTGGATGAAGATGCCCGGGGCACAATCGTATCCATCCTGAACCATCTCACGATCAGCTACGTCATCGTTTCCCACGAATACGATTTCCTGGCCGAGACCACCCGTCAGATCTACAGCATGAATGCCGGACAGATTGTTCATAACGGAGGACCGGCAACGCTGCACAGCCATTCCCACAAGCATCACTGGACAAGGCATCCCCATGCATATTGA